In Bacillus sp. NP247, one DNA window encodes the following:
- a CDS encoding helix-turn-helix transcriptional regulator, which yields MENKMVEYRKKFGLSQEKLAEKLGVSRQTIISIEKGKYDPSLPLAFEIAKTFQTTIEHVFIHEGKEEGEKG from the coding sequence TTGGAAAATAAAATGGTTGAATACCGAAAAAAATTTGGACTATCTCAAGAAAAATTGGCTGAGAAACTTGGAGTTTCCAGACAAACCATTATCTCGATTGAAAAGGGGAAATATGATCCATCACTTCCGTTAGCATTTGAAATAGCGAAAACATTTCAGACAACGATAGAACATGTATTTATTCATGAAGGAAAAGAA